The genomic segment AAATGCAACTTCAGTTACACAAGAGTGCCACAAGAAATAGTCCTTCATCAGGGACACAATGATCCCATTTCTATAACATCCAACCGAAATCCAAAGATATCCGACCAACACAATATCCCAAAGAATTGAAACAAACAAATTGGCTACAGAGCAGCAATAATGGAATTTCCCACAACAACTTTCGCAGAAATCCAGTTTCCCCATAAGTCAAGTATGATAAAAGCAAGATTTACACGAGTTCCTACAGTGCATCTCACCTAAGATCCAATAATTGAGCTTAGAAAAAGCTGTAGCATCCATGCAGACCCAAAAAGAAACAAGGACTCGAAAATTCTGACTGCAAacttaaaaacaaaatcaataaCGAGAATTTGGGGCTCTAGGAATTACCTTCGGGTAAGAAGAAGTGGAGAGAAGGAAGGCCCAAGGGGTAAAGGAAGCCGTCGGATGAAAGCTTTCTGATAGAATCGGCGTCATTTTGATACCGAGGAAAATGTAGCGGCGGAGGCGGAAGTATCCTCGGAGGCGCAGCTACAATCTCAGAGGTCCTGGAGAGAAATGAGCTCGGGTTGGTGAGGATAAACCGTGTCATCACAGAAATTCCGGATCGAATTAGGGTTTTCGAGGACGACATTTTAGAGTGGAGTAGGATCAGTCAGTGCAGTAGAGATTATAGCAAGCGGGTCTGGAGGATCCGGGACAAGCGTTATTGGGCCTAAAACTAAACTTCCTAACATCCCTTGTGATCGAACCTACTAGTAGGTGAAGTAGGTTTTCTGCCCTTCATCGTTTTTAAACTGTTCTTGAAAAGATTTGAATCACAAGCGGAAGATTAAGAAATCGTGAATAtgtgcaaaagataaaataataataagttaAATAAAGCAGTAAAAGATAGGCAAGAATTTGTTAAGAAAGTTCGACCAAAGAATTCCTCTACGTCTCTTTTTTTCCTTCAAGAAATGATCAATCGAGGTATTACTATAACATCTTGGCCTTGAGGGATCCAAGTTTAGCAGCTTTGCGACCACGCTCTTACTCGGCCTTGACAACACTAAGAACAATTGCAAACTTTGAAACAGTTACACAGAATCAGAAgatttttttatcataaaaaatcaactaaaaatatatttgtGCATCAAAAACATTAATCTAGTCACTTGAGTTTTCATGCGTTTAAGACGCGACACCTTGACAAACTCTCAACAACTTCAATTTTGACGTCAATTTTGATTTTATGTGATTGGGTGCCAATTGCAATTATTATAGACCTATATTTCAGGTTTCTTTTGGCATACTCGGTCTATTTGTAATAATTGACTCGACGATAGCATTATCAAATAAATCAGCAAGAAGCATCAGGTTGGCCTTCCATTTTGGCGGATAGCAAAATCACGGACCCGACCTGTATATTTTATGTGAGAGAGCGAGCCAAACcaattttgtattgaatttggtGGGACGAGGTGCCCGCAACCCACTCAGGCAAGGGGGGCGACATGGCTGACGCGTTTTGGCAGATCAACAAGGCAATGTGTATATTAATGTATTGACTAGTTTTTtatttgttctttttttttttttttaactagaGATCTTATATACTAAAAGTTAGACCCTTAAAGTTGGCATAGTTCGTAGCACGAATGGGGAGTGCCATGAATTAAAATGTTGATGCTAGCACTAAGTTATGTTCTACATGACTTAGGTATATTTGAGTTGGCTAGGTGTATAAACAAGTTAACACATTGGGTGGATGTGTTCGATGCAGTATGATGTTGGCATGTTGAATTTGGTTAGGCAAGTTAAGCCAATTCGAGTTGACTAATTTTTTGACACGTGGAGATCTTGTTCAGAGGGTTTCGAATGGTTGCAATTCGAGTTTGGACACTTGGCAGCATCAAAAAATATGTGGCAGTTGGATAGTGTGCATGTAAGGAGCAGAAACACTTTTCATCCATGCAGACAGGGCAGTTAGCATCGCTGTTACGCTTATCCCCATTCTGACAAGACAGGTCTCCCAAGCATTTAGTTCGAATTATTGCATTGTATTTTCGTTTATATGCATTGCCATGAGTTGCACAAGGCCATATTCACGAGTGTGATCCTTTGGTATGTGAAAACCTTGGCTTCTTATTGTATTCTGATTGTGGATGAATGCAAAGGTTGGGTAATTGCCCATAAACTATCGTGTTGCTTATTTTCtgcaagtgtgtgtgtgtttgcttGGTTCTTTGAGGTCGATAATCTACTAAATACTTAAACATGAGTGAACGAGAGTTGTCTGATTGAATCAGTGCGCTGATTCAAGCCTCACATGAGAGATAAACTCGAAAAAAAAGTTGATGTGCGTTAGTCCCAgtgacagttggtatcagagcaaagttTGATCAGTTTTGGTGGAGTTGCAGACGTTCATCTATGGAAACTCGTCTAGCAGTTCGGGAACGAAAAATACTTCGGCGCGTGATCACGTTCTTGAACTTGAAACCTGAATGCAAAGGATTGAAGGGCTTATTGGTACTCCCACCGGATCACCAACAAATACTCTTTACCAGCAAGTTGAAGGATTGCATGTTGTTGCAGATAGAAATGTTGCTTGCATTGTAGATCTGTCAGAATTTATGGAAAAGAGGATGGTGTCTGCAGGAGAAGATATCGAATAAAAGTTTGAAGGATTCAAACTCGGGTTGAATTTATTGAAAAAGGTGGTCGGTGCAGGAACAACCGTCAATTCATCTTCTTTACCCAATTTCAAAGTACCTGATCCAAAGCCGTTTGGTGGAAAGCCTAGTGCCAAAGAGTTGGAAAACTTCTTGTGGGATATGAAAACTTATTTTCATGCAGCCAAGGTTCCTGATGAAGAGAAAGTTTCTATTactgatgcaaacgtggttggtcaagcaccaaagaaagcatgggagtcgttggagttgccagaaggacctataacgaggggccgtagcaagaagtttaaagaagcacttcaaggatttatggtgaactaccaaggaagttcaaTAAATGGGGTGTataaattagaggagcttgaGGAACATGGTTacaatgatggaagtgtttggaatgtaattcaagtgctaaaAGACCATGAGTACAGCAGCACGCGCGCCCCCGCGCCAGAAACGGCGCAGCCGcgtgcgcacatgcgcgaatgaACCGGCGCATCCGCGCGTCCCTCGCGCGTGTCTTGGCGCTGTCGCGCGCACTGGCAGAACAAGGCGCACCCCCGCGCATGTTTCAGCGCTGCCGCGCGCcgcgccaccgcgcgagatCATGCGCTACCGCGCGTAGTTCCGTGTAAAACTTTGTTGCCAACTCTTttgatgactttttacactactttttattattttattgtatttatatgcattgtatcaaccAAAAACGTGATCATTCAGACTTTAAACAttttattggagatttctctcaatattcaaggtattttgctttgatcttcaacacaaatcaaacttatcaaagattgtatctttgtggcgtttgtcgattgtttttcgcacggattgtcaaaacaatttctttgaaggttcgtttgaaattcgattgtttttatcgttgatatttgtttctaagttataatcgcttagaggtgaatatcacaaatcgttacttgtttcaaaagatcgggacaacataatcgattcttgttcgttattgaattgagggctcgatttcaataatcgtgtttgcttttcattcgtacgaggattcgtatcatttggtatcagagcttctggttctgtttgattcaagtaagttattgttgttgttgttattttcagatctttttaaaatttcgttCTGATCTCAGATCTGAAGGGcgtgccaaaaaaaaaaaaaaactcctttcttgaaaatttgcggaaaattaaaaattttctttttaaaagaacttaaatggcctcgttcataaaatcactggtgaatcaagttcaatatttcaaaataatagcagcggaagaaaataaagtttgccaaaaatcacaatttaaaaatatccaacaactgataaaaattgtttgtggaataacataacaactgctgcactgaggtcctcgggtgccactactgccgacccaagctggctcactggtccccgccctcggccctggcctcatcagtacctacaacaatcaagtctagtgagcctaaagactcagcatgcatatatcgcaggtaacgagaaaaatctgaatttaaaatatgcatgagttaacatatcctgtcctgaggcgtactgaaaataatatgtactgagcaattataatacgtgcataactgaactggaaattactgtaaaaatatttgctccttggagcctgtactgaaatatctggtaaaattttctgttgagattatgttttacgcctgtggccactgcactaagctgaactgatcggtaactggctaccggggaggctgaaactgaactgagctggccggtcactggcgaccgggtggtaccatactgaactgattggtcactggcgaccgtataaaataacactcccacatagtgaatgaaccacaagccatatcgcataaatctcaaaaataatcattttctatttaatgcacgtaaaataattaactggcataatgaaaattcctgtaattttaccaactggattggattggatcgttcccaggctcgctgcaacctaactgtgctatgaaagatatgcaatagcttaaacttgaccaactatgcaatttacattcaaaagatgcgactatgacgcctaatgacttcgcatttaatcatgactccgagccaacctgaaccgacaccaaaccgacgtatagtcatgattaaaatacgctgaaaatcataaaataatgctcctaaaatgatagagtcgaaatctaggtggaatggaggccaaaacacgaaacgctctttcgagagtcaatttggcacattgcaccgtaaattctcgtacgacctcaaaaatgatccaaatgatgaacggtcaaaaacatgaccttcctaactcaatgaggcactgtccagtccaaggcaatgggctaaaagccaaccaagaactcgaacgagcctctgaaccgacacagcaacttgctgtaatttccagcagctgcgcaactacaagacttgcgttggtttcgaggctatcggccattagggaagtgaaccaccgactagagactcttaccaacatcccaaggaatgatttgaaccatggctaagggccataggccagccacaatccgcatcacaccaaatcttaaccgaagggtccaaccgagagcaacctgcatgcgtgtgtagtgtttatgctatgatcgatgtcttgcgtcgttccagtggccatttgattgaccatggcacgatctagacatttaggagcatgatatgaaccgtggctaagggccataggccaaccaagatccataccaagcaacaaaagaacgaaccaaaagctgaacaaatgaagaagccgaaggggtataggggctgttgtgacgttttgattaaaaaccgatgaaccatggaccaagccaccaaaagcgCAACTTAATCACGtcatagacatgctagggaagtgatccaaccatggctataggcccttggggcagccaagatcagatccttcctccatgacaacaaactgaatttttcgaacaacatttctgcacctatggggacttgctgtcattctgaatttccagcaagcatggggctggtttgaatggaccaacatggtcctaatgcatcctaatacatgtatacaagccgccttgggagcctggagtcgatccaatacctgaaactcacaaaccaaaagaaatcgtgaagcttgccaaggaaatcgaaaattctgcatgtgtggtttcaaaatgttttgacttggatctcgatttttacttgaataaacatgatcatgtactgaaaaataaatgataatatgacttgattgaggtttgaaagaaatctagacatgcctggtttggtttcaaaagaaaacgaacgaaacgacgacgacgcggcacggaggaggtggagcgcttctcttttctaccttaccttgctctcgatttttctctcttctttttggctaggtacctcacgatttttctactgaaaatgagtgtgaattcactctgaattttcgaaaaggagagggggggggggggggggggggggaaatggttatgaggggtgaggagaagggtgcacaatataaggaagaatcaaaaccaagtccactcccctttgaattttaaattttgaattgatatcaaatgagttggtggatgcttctaggaggtagtggccgaaatttctcttgttctagactaggatatgtccatttatttaattaaattgtgctcccaaaaatcctagaattatcctactaattacatgcaaagaattggtcaaagttgatgagttggaaaatgaatcttctagcactaagggtggccgaaaaatgcataataaaataaaggggaatgttgattatctagtcaactaataatccttgaaagccttactaatcttttaaataatttagtgagctaaccccttaatttaataacttaaatgagttcatttcttaatcacctcaaataattaaattaaatcctcaaacctccctttctaacttaaatgaacttggttgctggctaaattaacttctggaaatatttctcgaaatcttaaattctatctcaaaactccaactccggtccggcctcactgaaaatactgaaatgctaaaaatcaatctactgaactgaaataataaataattaacttcaaataaatgcatcatgcaatgaagtcaattaaatttaagaaaacctagaattatgcatggcttatacgtctactgatttacgggttctacaatcctcacccccttaaataaatttcgtcctcgaaattagaactcaccgaataactcagggtatcgacttctcatctccggctcagactcccacgtagcttcctcctctgaatggttgagccatttgactttgactcgcttaaccaacttgttccgaagtttcttcttttgtctgtctaggatctgcacgggtctctcctcataagataagttcggagtaagctgcaacggcttgaaattcagcacatgcgaaggatttgccatatacttcctcagcatggagacgttaaagacattgtgtactccgttcagattcggcggaagagccacacgataagcaagcgtcccaactctgtcaaggatctcaaacggtccaatgaatctcggactgagcttccctttcttgccaaatctcatgacacccttcataggtgccactttcacgaagacatgatcgcccattgcaaactctaactctctcctccgctgatcggcataactcttctgtcggctctgagcagtcctcatcctatcacggatcttgactactacatctgccgcctgctgaacaatctctggacccaactctgctctttcttctacttcatcccaatgaacaggagatctacacttgcggccatacagtgcttcatacggagccatacctatagacgactggaaactgttgttataggtgaactctaccaatggtaagttcgactcccaactcccagagaaatcaatgacgcaagcacggagaagatcctctaagatctgaataactcgctccgactgtccatctgtctgcggatggaaagctgtgctaaacagcaacttcgtacccatagtcgaatgcaaactcttccaaaacgaggaagtgaatctgggatctctgtcggatacgatagaaactggaataccatggagtcggactatctctcggatatacagctctgcatactgaaccatggtgaaagtcgtcttaatagacaagaagtgcgctgatttggtaagacgatctacaatcacccagatagcattcgatcctctggctgacctcggcaatccggtcacaaagtccatggtaatgttctcccacttccactcgggaataggaagaggcttgagcaaacctgctggtctctgatgctcggccttcactaactggcaagtcaggcactcggatacaaaacgcctgatgtccttcttcatccctggccaccaatacaatagctgcagatctttgtacatctttgtactcccagggtgaatggagtacggggacgtatgggtctttgataagatgtctgctcggatagaatcactgctaggaacccatatcctatctcggtatctcacaataccgtcgctgactgaatacaaaacactgcccttggcttcatctctcttcttccactgtgccaactgctcatctgctgcctgaccgctgcgaatacggtcaataagagaggactggatagtcaaggtagatacacaaggaactctacctcgagggtaagtctcaagatcaaacctcggcatctcaatctgaagaggtttctgcatcgtcaaatgagccatcactacgactttcctgctcaaagcatccgcaactacattagctttacccaggtggtagctaatgtcacaatcgtagtctttcacaagctccaaccaacgcctctgacgcatgttcagctccttctgcgtaaagaaatacttgaggctcttatggtcggtaaagatctggcacttctctccatacagatagtgcctccaaatcttcaaagcaaaaactacggccgctaactccagatcatgggtagggtaattcttctcgtggattttcagctgtcgagaagcatacgctatcactctcccatgctgcatcaaaactgcacctaaaccaagcttcgaagcatcggtataaaggacaaactcaccagatcctgacggtacagccaaaacgggtgctgagataagagcttgcttcaa from the Primulina tabacum isolate GXHZ01 chromosome 8, ASM2559414v2, whole genome shotgun sequence genome contains:
- the LOC142554845 gene encoding uncharacterized protein LOC142554845 isoform X2, which codes for MSSSKTLIRSGISVMTRFILTNPSSFLSRTSEIVAAPPRILPPPPLHFPRYQNDADSIRKLSSDGFLYPLGLPSLHFFLPEDDSSSSEPLQLFPKRTYQPSNIRRKKTHGFFARYLSLPQPKGGRRVIARRIAKGQSRITA
- the LOC142554845 gene encoding uncharacterized protein LOC142554845 isoform X1, with protein sequence MSSSKTLIRSGISVMTRFILTNPSSFLSRTSEIVAAPPRILPPPPLHFPRYQNDADSIRKLSSDGFLYPLGLPSLHFFLPEGDDSSSSEPLQLFPKRTYQPSNIRRKKTHGFFARKATKRWA